In Macaca nemestrina isolate mMacNem1 chromosome 11, mMacNem.hap1, whole genome shotgun sequence, a single window of DNA contains:
- the LOC105492508 gene encoding ATP-dependent RNA helicase DDX18, protein MSHLPMKLLRKKIEKRNLKLRQRNLKLQGASNLTLSETQNGDVSEETMGGGKVKKSKHCVNVGLSETQNGNMSQEAVGNIKVKKSPQKSTVLTNGEAAMQSPNSESKKKKKKKKRKTVNDAGPDAKKAKTENKGESEEENAKTPKETENNVEKPDNDEDDSEVPSLPLGLTGAFEDTSFASLCNLVNENTLKAIKEMGFTNMTEIQHKSIRPLLEGRDLLAAAKTGSGKTLAFLIPAVELIVKLKFMPRNGTGVLILSPTRELAMQTFGVLKELMTHHVHTYGLIMGGSNRSAEAQKLANGINIIVATPGRLLDHMQNTPGFMYKNLQCLVIDEADRILDVGFEEELKQIIKLLPTRRQTMLFSATQTRKVEDLARISLKKEPLYVGVDDDKANATVDGLEQGYVVCPSEKRFLLLFTFLKKNRKKKLMVFFSSCMSVKYHYELLNYIDLPVLAIHGKQKQNKRTTTFFQFCNADSGTLLCTDVAARGLDIPEVDWIVQYDPPDDPKEYIHRVGRTARGLNGRGHALLILRPEELGFLRYLKQSKVPLSEFDFSWSKISDIQSQLEKLIEKNYFLHKSAQEAYKSYIRAYDSHSLKQIFNVNNLNLPQVALSFGFKVPPFVDLNVNSNEGKQRKRGGGGGFGYQKTKKVEKSKIFKHISKKSSDSRQFCH, encoded by the exons ATGTCTCACCTGCCGATGAAACTCCTGCGTAAGAAGATCGAGAAGCGCAACCTCAAATTGCGGCAGCGGAACCTAAAGTTGCAGG GGGCCTCAAATCTGACCctatcagaaactcaaaatggAGATGTATCTGAAGAAACAATGGGAGGTGGAAaggttaaaaaatcaaaacattgtgTGAATGTGGgcttatcagaaactcaaaatggAAACATGTCTCAAGAAGCAGTGggaaacataaaagttaaaaaatctcCCCAGAAATCCACCGTATTAACCAATGGAGAAGCAGCAATGCAGTCTCCCAATTcagaatcaaaaaagaaaaagaagaagaaaaagaggaaaacgGTGAATGATGCTGGGCCTG atgcaaaaaaagcaaaaactgaaaacaaagggGAATCTGAAGAAGAAAATGCCAAGACtcctaaagaaacagaaaataacgTGGAGAAGCCAGATAATGATGAAGATGACAGTGAGGTGCCCAGCCTGCCCCTGGGACTGACAG GAGCTTTTGAGGATACTTCGTTTGCTTCTCTCTGTAATCTTGTCAATGAAAACACTCTGAAGGCAATAAAAGAAATGGGTTTTACAAACATGACTGAAATCCAGCATAAAAGCATCAGACCACTTCTGGAAGGCAG GGATCTTCTAGCAGCTGCAAAAACAGGCAGTGGTAAAACCTTGGCTTTTCTCATCCCTGCAGTTGAACTCATTGTCAAGTTAAAGTTCATGCCCAGGAATG GAACGGGAGTCCTTATTCTCTCACCTACCAGAGAACTAGCCATGCAAACTTTTGGTGTTCTTAAGGAGCTAATGACTCACCACGTGCATACCTATGGCTTGATAATGGGTGGCAGTAACAGATCTGCTGAAGCACAGAAACTCGCTAATGGGATCAACATCATTGTGGCCACACCAGGCCGTCTGTTGGACCATATGCAG AATACCCCAGGGTTTATGTATAAAAACCTTCAGTGTCTGGTTATTGATGAAGCTGATCGTATCTTGGATGTTGGGTTTGAAGAAGAATTAAAGCAAATTATTAAACTTTTGCCAA CACGTAGACAGACTATGCTCTTTTCTGCCACCCAAACTCGAAAAGTTGAAGACCTGGCAAGGATTTCTCTGAAAAAGGAGCCATTGTATGTTGGTGTTGATGATGATAAAGCTAATGCAACAGTGGATGGTCTTGAGCAG GGATACGTTGTTTGTCCTTCTGAAAAGAGATTCCTTCTGCTCTTTACATTCCTTAAGAAGAACCGAAAGAAGAAGCTTATGGTCTTCTTTTCGTCTTGTATGTCTGTGAAATACCACTATGAGTTGCTGAACTACATTGATTTGCCCGTCTTGGCCATTCAT ggaaagcaaaagcaaaataagcGTACAACCACATTCTTCCAGTTCTGCAACGCAGATTCGGGAACACTATTGTGTACGGATGTGGCAGCAAGAGGACTAGACATTCCTGAAGTCGACTGGATTGTTCAGTATGACCCTCCGGATGACCCTAAG GAATATATTCATCGTGTGGGTAGAACAGCCAGGGGCCTAAATGGGAGAGGGCATGCCTTGCTTATATTGCGCCCAGAAGAATTGGGTTTTCTTCGCTACTTGAAACAATCCAAG GTTCCATTAAGTGAATTTGACTTTTCCTGGTCTAAAATTTCTGAcattcagtctcag CTTGAGAAATTGATCGAAAAGAACTACTTTCTTCATAAGTCAGCCCAGGAAGCATATAAGTCATACATACGAGCCTATGATTCCCATTCTCTGAAACAGATCTTTAATGTTAATAACTTAAACTTGCCTCAAGTTGCTCTGTCATTTGGTTTCAAGGTGCCTCCCTTCGTTGATCTGA